The following proteins are encoded in a genomic region of Nocardioides sp. cx-173:
- a CDS encoding ABC transporter permease — protein MTGGRVWRVVRWLLLAVFAVFFLLPLVALLDFSTKVPRTGERTGEAWRGLLEDPAMTEAITTSLLLSLLTVVGMVVLLVPTMVWVRLRVPRASRLVEFLCLLPLTIPALVIVVGIKNVYAWVDYLMGDSALTLTFVYVVLVLPYAYRSIDAALSSIDSRTLSEAARSLGAGWLTVIVRVISPNIWTGVLSAAFISVALVLGEYTVSSLLNYDTLPVVIVALGKSDAPQSMAAALASILFAAALLVVLSFLDRRRRTPGGSR, from the coding sequence GTGACCGGGGGACGGGTCTGGCGCGTGGTCCGCTGGCTGCTGCTGGCGGTGTTCGCGGTCTTCTTCCTGCTGCCCTTGGTGGCCCTGCTCGACTTCAGCACCAAGGTGCCGCGCACCGGCGAGCGCACCGGCGAGGCCTGGCGCGGGCTGCTCGAGGACCCCGCCATGACCGAGGCGATCACTACCTCGCTGCTGCTTTCCCTGCTCACCGTCGTGGGCATGGTGGTGCTGCTGGTGCCGACCATGGTGTGGGTGCGGCTGCGGGTGCCGCGGGCCTCGCGCCTCGTGGAGTTCCTGTGCCTGCTGCCACTGACCATCCCGGCGCTGGTGATCGTCGTGGGCATCAAGAACGTCTACGCCTGGGTCGACTACCTGATGGGCGACTCCGCCTTGACGTTGACGTTCGTCTACGTCGTGCTCGTGCTGCCCTACGCCTACCGCTCCATCGACGCCGCGCTCTCCTCGATTGACTCGCGCACGCTCTCGGAGGCGGCGCGCTCGCTCGGCGCCGGGTGGCTCACGGTCATCGTCCGGGTGATCTCGCCCAACATCTGGACCGGTGTGCTCAGCGCCGCCTTCATCTCGGTGGCGCTCGTGCTCGGCGAGTACACCGTCTCGTCCCTGCTCAACTACGACACCCTGCCCGTCGTGATCGTCGCGCTCGGCAAGAGCGACGCGCCGCAGTCCATGGCCGCCGCCCTCGCCTCGATCCTGTTCGCCGCCGCCCTGCTGGTGGTGCTGTCGTTCCTCGACCGCCGGCGGCGTACCCCCGGAGGAAGTAGATGA
- a CDS encoding ABC transporter ATP-binding protein, with translation MTVSPSPHETSRETSTPPGLAVEMSGLRRTYGDVQALDGLDLRLEPGEMVVLLGPSGCGKTTALRLLAGLERQDAGTISVGGKDVSRVPANKRDMGMVFQAYSLFPHLTVLDNVAFGLKLRGRPRAERRRRAGDMLDLVGLGEQKDRYANQLSGGQQQRVALARALAVEPAVLLLDEPLSALDAKVRVQLRDEIRRVQMDVGTTTLFVTHDQEEALAIADRVGVMNAGRLDQIAPPAELYSAPATPFVGEFVGLSNRIPARVVDGRASLLGTSVPVLPGSAAESGVALVRPESISVVPDDAGHGHVASVSFLGPVTRASVMLDDGTLVVAQLMSSDAARLEPGVRVRLEVAPAAVLVVAP, from the coding sequence ATGACCGTGTCCCCGTCTCCCCATGAGACCTCCCGTGAGACCTCCACGCCACCCGGCCTCGCGGTCGAGATGAGCGGGCTGCGCCGTACCTACGGCGACGTCCAGGCGCTCGACGGCCTCGACCTGCGGCTGGAGCCCGGGGAGATGGTCGTGCTGCTGGGGCCCTCCGGCTGCGGCAAGACCACCGCGCTGCGGCTGCTGGCGGGCCTCGAGCGCCAGGATGCCGGCACCATCAGCGTGGGCGGCAAGGACGTCTCGCGGGTGCCCGCCAACAAGCGCGACATGGGGATGGTCTTCCAGGCCTACAGCCTGTTCCCGCACCTCACCGTGCTCGACAACGTCGCGTTTGGGCTCAAGCTCCGCGGCCGCCCCCGAGCCGAGCGGCGCAGGCGGGCCGGCGACATGCTGGACCTGGTCGGGCTGGGGGAGCAGAAGGACCGCTACGCCAACCAGCTCTCGGGCGGCCAGCAGCAGCGGGTCGCGCTCGCCCGCGCGCTCGCGGTGGAGCCGGCGGTGCTGCTGCTCGACGAGCCGCTCTCCGCCCTGGACGCCAAGGTCCGCGTTCAGCTGCGCGACGAGATCCGCCGCGTGCAGATGGACGTCGGGACGACCACGCTGTTCGTCACCCACGACCAGGAGGAGGCCCTGGCGATCGCCGACCGGGTCGGGGTCATGAACGCCGGACGGCTCGACCAGATCGCGCCGCCGGCCGAGCTCTACTCCGCCCCGGCGACGCCGTTCGTCGGCGAGTTCGTCGGGCTCAGCAACCGCATCCCGGCGCGGGTCGTCGACGGTCGCGCCTCGTTGCTCGGCACCAGCGTGCCGGTGCTCCCGGGCTCGGCGGCGGAGTCGGGCGTCGCCCTCGTGCGCCCCGAGTCGATCTCGGTGGTCCCGGACGACGCCGGGCACGGGCACGTCGCCTCGGTGTCGTTCCTCGGCCCGGTGACGCGCGCTAGCGTGATGTTGGACGACGGCACCCTGGTGGTCGCCCAGCTCATGAGCAGCGACGCCGCCCGGCTGGAGCCGGGTGTCCGGGTGCGACTCGAGGTCGCGCCGGCGGCGGTCCTGGTCGTCGCGCCGTAG
- a CDS encoding DUF1707 SHOCT-like domain-containing protein, translating into MGGIERPDGDPRQLRVSDAERHEVAELLRTAAGDGRIDLEELDERLEATYAAKTYADLLPITSDLPAHRDAAPPPVPRPAPASSQITPGGAREQRHLAIMSGLDRSGVWTVPERLTITCFMGGANLDLRQATYAAQEVVITVNAFMGGASIVVGPHTHVVIEGVGIMGGYSGPSGLVDPEYDDSSPTVRVRGLAIWGGVSVERKPRPDPRPTRHHRLH; encoded by the coding sequence ATGGGTGGGATCGAGCGCCCCGACGGCGACCCCCGGCAGCTGCGGGTCTCCGACGCCGAGCGCCACGAGGTGGCCGAGCTGCTGCGCACCGCCGCGGGCGACGGCCGCATCGACCTGGAGGAGCTCGACGAGCGGCTCGAGGCGACGTACGCCGCCAAGACCTACGCCGACCTGCTGCCGATCACCTCGGACCTGCCGGCGCACCGCGACGCGGCCCCGCCGCCCGTGCCCCGCCCGGCCCCCGCCTCCTCCCAGATCACCCCCGGAGGTGCGCGCGAGCAGCGCCACCTGGCGATCATGAGCGGCCTGGACCGCTCCGGGGTCTGGACCGTCCCGGAGCGGCTCACGATCACCTGCTTCATGGGCGGGGCCAACCTGGACCTGCGCCAGGCGACGTACGCCGCCCAGGAGGTCGTGATCACGGTCAACGCCTTCATGGGCGGCGCCTCGATCGTCGTCGGCCCCCACACCCATGTCGTCATCGAGGGCGTCGGCATCATGGGCGGCTACTCCGGCCCCTCCGGCCTGGTCGATCCCGAGTACGACGACAGCTCACCCACCGTGCGGGTCCGGGGCCTCGCGATCTGGGGTGGCGTCTCCGTCGAGCGCAAGCCCCGCCCCGACCCCCGCCCCACCCGCCACCACCGCCTGCACTGA
- a CDS encoding type IV toxin-antitoxin system AbiEi family antitoxin domain-containing protein, whose translation MRERRRTGNVEGMLDALLGTGSTQGFLLRRDAVALGIDDNALGRLVRVGELVRIRQGVYAPRREWSTTSRRQRHGVLTRAVQALYRDHVVVSHTSQAIADGAPDWGVDLSSVHLTHLSGGGRRSAGVVHHEGSLRVVDVTRSREGWRTTPTRTVLDCCNLVGTEAGLVLANWYLHEGLTSVDQLEARYVEMQRSRRMLAVRLVLGLANGRVESVGESRLLYLIWRAGLPMPIVQWEVWDGDRLVGTVDFAWPELGLMAEFDGRVKYGRLLRPGQDAGDAVFAEKRREDELREVTGCRMIRPIWVDLDRPDATAERIRRMLKRAA comes from the coding sequence ATGCGCGAACGGCGAAGAACGGGCAACGTCGAGGGCATGTTGGATGCACTTCTGGGGACGGGCAGTACGCAGGGCTTCCTGCTCAGACGCGATGCCGTGGCGCTCGGTATCGACGACAACGCCCTTGGTCGGCTGGTCCGGGTCGGCGAGCTCGTGCGCATTCGTCAGGGGGTGTACGCCCCACGACGGGAGTGGTCGACGACGTCGCGCCGGCAGCGGCACGGCGTACTGACCCGCGCCGTCCAGGCGCTGTACCGCGACCATGTCGTCGTGTCGCACACGTCCCAGGCGATCGCCGACGGCGCGCCCGATTGGGGCGTCGACCTCTCATCGGTCCACCTGACCCACCTGAGTGGGGGTGGGCGTCGGAGCGCGGGCGTCGTTCACCATGAGGGCTCGCTGCGGGTTGTCGACGTGACCCGCTCCCGGGAGGGCTGGCGTACGACGCCGACCCGCACGGTCCTGGACTGCTGCAACCTCGTGGGCACGGAGGCGGGGCTCGTCCTCGCGAACTGGTATCTGCACGAAGGGCTTACCTCGGTCGACCAGCTCGAGGCGCGGTACGTCGAGATGCAGCGGTCACGGCGGATGCTCGCTGTTCGGCTCGTGCTCGGGCTGGCCAACGGACGAGTGGAGTCCGTCGGAGAGAGCCGTCTGCTGTATCTGATCTGGCGGGCCGGACTGCCGATGCCGATCGTGCAGTGGGAGGTCTGGGACGGCGATCGGCTGGTGGGGACTGTCGACTTCGCCTGGCCGGAGCTCGGGCTGATGGCGGAGTTCGACGGAAGGGTGAAGTACGGCCGGCTGTTGCGTCCGGGGCAGGACGCGGGCGACGCGGTCTTCGCCGAGAAGCGCCGGGAGGACGAGCTACGTGAGGTCACCGGGTGTCGGATGATCCGGCCGATCTGGGTTGATCTCGACCGACCCGACGCCACGGCGGAGCGCATCCGCCGCATGCTCAAGCGCGCGGCGTAG
- a CDS encoding ABC transporter ATP-binding protein: protein MAAIDMKNIVKKYGDGFPAVNDVSIDVHDGEFMILVGPSGCGKSTLLRMIVGLEDITSGDMIIGDRRVNDLPPKDRNLAMVFQNYALYPHLTVYENIAFPLRLAKVDDKTVDEKVRAASKTLELDEHLERKPANLSGGQRQRVAMGRAIVRDADAFLFDEPLSNLDAKLRGQMRSEIARLQKKLGITTVYVTHDQTEAMTLGDRVAVLKRGILQQLASPRELYTNPGNLFVAGFIGSPPMNFLPATVDGTTVELPFGKVEISPEKASAAAGRGLLIAGIRPEAFEDASVVDPSRKGSTFRAKVDQVEWLGNTAYAYIPFEAPPEVQEQLQQLERDLDGETVRTQLVISLDGSSRIAEDDEADIWVDTSQMHLFDPATGENLTLDLEHAGRVPSLEQGHDPAAQARSEHEVADQQTAAAEAADG, encoded by the coding sequence ATGGCTGCCATCGACATGAAGAACATCGTCAAGAAGTACGGCGACGGGTTCCCGGCCGTCAACGACGTCTCCATCGACGTCCACGACGGAGAGTTCATGATCCTGGTCGGCCCGTCCGGCTGTGGGAAGTCGACGCTGCTGCGGATGATCGTGGGGCTCGAGGACATCACGTCCGGCGACATGATCATCGGGGACCGGCGCGTCAACGACCTGCCCCCCAAGGACCGCAACCTGGCCATGGTCTTCCAGAACTACGCGCTCTACCCCCACCTCACCGTCTACGAGAACATCGCCTTCCCGCTGCGCCTGGCCAAGGTCGACGACAAGACGGTCGACGAGAAGGTGCGGGCAGCCTCGAAGACCCTGGAGCTCGACGAGCACCTGGAGCGCAAGCCGGCCAACCTCTCCGGAGGGCAGCGCCAGCGCGTGGCGATGGGCCGCGCGATCGTCCGCGACGCCGATGCGTTCCTGTTCGACGAGCCGCTGTCCAACCTCGACGCCAAGCTGCGCGGGCAGATGCGCAGCGAGATCGCGCGGCTGCAGAAGAAGCTCGGCATCACCACGGTCTACGTCACCCACGACCAGACCGAGGCCATGACGCTGGGCGACCGGGTCGCCGTACTCAAGCGCGGCATCCTGCAGCAGCTGGCGTCCCCCCGTGAGCTCTACACCAACCCCGGCAACCTGTTCGTCGCGGGCTTCATCGGCTCCCCGCCGATGAACTTCCTGCCGGCCACCGTCGACGGCACGACGGTCGAGCTGCCGTTCGGCAAGGTGGAGATCTCCCCGGAGAAGGCCTCCGCGGCTGCCGGGCGCGGGCTGCTGATCGCGGGCATCCGTCCCGAGGCGTTCGAGGACGCCTCGGTGGTGGACCCCTCGCGCAAGGGCTCGACGTTCCGCGCCAAGGTCGACCAGGTCGAGTGGCTCGGCAACACCGCCTACGCCTACATCCCGTTCGAGGCCCCGCCCGAGGTGCAGGAGCAGCTGCAGCAGCTCGAGCGCGACCTGGACGGCGAGACCGTGCGCACCCAGCTGGTCATCTCGCTCGACGGGTCGAGCCGGATCGCCGAGGACGACGAGGCCGACATCTGGGTCGACACCTCCCAGATGCACCTCTTCGACCCGGCCACCGGGGAGAACCTCACCCTCGACCTCGAGCACGCCGGCCGGGTGCCCTCGCTCGAGCAGGGCCACGACCCCGCCGCCCAGGCGCGCTCCGAGCACGAGGTCGCCGACCAGCAGACCGCCGCCGCCGAGGCCGCCGACGGCTGA
- a CDS encoding carbohydrate ABC transporter permease, whose amino-acid sequence MRKLGTAIGCLLILLWCLLPVAWIISLSFKSQEAITNGSPGFFPADGDSAGWQNYKDLLTGDEYAQFRRAILNSIGISLIATVLSVIIATLAAYAIARLEFKGKKLVLTMALAIAMFPVVSLVGPLFDMWRTFGLYDTWPGLIIPYMSFTLPLAIWTLSAFFREIPWELEQAAQVDGATSWQAFRKVIVPLAAPGVFTAAILTFFFAWNDFVFGISLTSTENARPIPAALSFFVGADPFNRPASLLAAGAVISTVPIIIIVLIFQRKIVAGLTSGAVKG is encoded by the coding sequence ATGAGAAAGCTCGGAACCGCCATCGGCTGTCTGCTCATCCTCCTGTGGTGCCTGCTGCCGGTCGCCTGGATCATCTCGCTGTCCTTCAAGTCGCAGGAAGCGATCACCAACGGCAGCCCGGGGTTCTTCCCGGCCGACGGCGACAGCGCCGGCTGGCAGAACTATAAGGACCTGCTCACCGGTGACGAGTACGCCCAGTTCCGTCGGGCGATCCTCAACTCGATCGGCATCAGCCTGATCGCCACGGTGCTGTCGGTGATCATCGCGACGCTGGCCGCCTACGCGATCGCCCGCCTGGAGTTCAAGGGCAAGAAGCTCGTGCTGACGATGGCCTTGGCCATCGCGATGTTCCCGGTGGTCTCGCTGGTCGGCCCGCTGTTCGACATGTGGCGCACCTTCGGCCTCTACGACACCTGGCCGGGACTGATCATCCCCTACATGTCCTTCACGCTGCCGCTGGCGATCTGGACCCTGTCCGCGTTCTTCCGGGAGATCCCGTGGGAGCTCGAGCAGGCCGCCCAGGTCGACGGCGCCACGTCGTGGCAGGCGTTCCGGAAGGTGATCGTCCCGCTCGCGGCGCCCGGTGTCTTCACCGCCGCGATCCTGACGTTCTTCTTCGCCTGGAACGACTTCGTGTTCGGCATCTCGCTCACCTCGACGGAGAACGCCCGCCCGATCCCGGCGGCGCTGTCCTTCTTCGTGGGAGCCGATCCGTTCAACCGGCCGGCCTCGCTGCTGGCCGCGGGCGCCGTCATCTCCACGGTCCCGATCATCATCATCGTCCTGATTTTCCAGCGCAAGATCGTCGCCGGTCTGACCTCCGGCGCAGTGAAGGGTTGA
- a CDS encoding carbohydrate ABC transporter permease: protein MTTSYVATAGEKARPDTTTPPDNQRARAENSLGRKLVAPAIVVMLIVTAFPMLRALYLSLYNYSLTAPEDKEFVGLSNYLTALTDPLFWKVTGITVLYMVVTVAVELVIGFIFAMVMHRVIFARGVIRTSILIPYGIITVVSGFAWQFAFSYQNGFVNSWIPGLDATFNWFGETTPAVIAIMVSEIWKTTPFMSLLLLAGLAQVSEDMIEAAKVDGATWWQRLWKVILPNMRAAIMVAVLFRALDAYRIFDNIFVMTAGAVNTESISFLTYRQTIEQFQLGIGSALSVLLFLSVLLIAFLIVKLFRVDLAAARQEG from the coding sequence GTGACCACCTCCTACGTCGCCACGGCCGGCGAGAAGGCCAGGCCGGACACGACGACGCCGCCGGACAACCAGCGGGCCCGGGCCGAGAACTCCCTCGGCCGCAAGCTGGTGGCGCCCGCGATCGTCGTGATGCTCATCGTCACCGCGTTCCCGATGCTCCGGGCGCTCTACCTGTCGTTGTACAACTACTCGCTGACGGCCCCCGAGGACAAGGAGTTCGTGGGGCTGAGCAACTACCTCACCGCCCTCACCGACCCGCTCTTCTGGAAGGTCACGGGGATCACGGTCCTCTACATGGTCGTCACGGTGGCCGTCGAGCTCGTGATCGGCTTCATCTTCGCGATGGTGATGCACCGGGTGATCTTCGCCCGCGGGGTCATCCGCACCTCGATCCTGATCCCCTACGGCATCATCACGGTGGTCTCGGGCTTCGCCTGGCAGTTCGCGTTCAGCTACCAGAACGGCTTCGTCAACTCCTGGATCCCGGGCTTGGACGCCACCTTCAACTGGTTCGGTGAGACCACACCGGCGGTCATCGCGATCATGGTCTCGGAGATCTGGAAGACCACGCCCTTCATGTCGCTGCTGCTCCTGGCCGGCCTGGCCCAGGTCTCCGAGGACATGATCGAGGCCGCCAAGGTCGACGGCGCCACGTGGTGGCAGCGGCTGTGGAAGGTGATCCTGCCCAACATGCGTGCGGCGATCATGGTCGCGGTGCTGTTCCGGGCGCTCGACGCCTACCGGATCTTCGACAACATCTTCGTGATGACGGCGGGAGCGGTGAACACCGAGTCGATCTCGTTCCTCACCTATCGCCAGACCATCGAGCAGTTCCAGCTCGGGATCGGCTCGGCGCTGTCGGTGCTGCTGTTCCTCTCGGTGCTGCTCATCGCGTTCCTGATCGTCAAGCTGTTCCGGGTCGACCTCGCCGCGGCGCGGCAGGAGGGATGA
- a CDS encoding extracellular solute-binding protein, which translates to MTFASAPPRDRRGGGRRRRRGIAVLAAATLASGLLAGCSGDSGKPTLNWYVNPDGVPTLTKLAEQCSTDEYDIEVQLLPSGATDQRTQLARRLAAEDSSTDLMSLDPVFVAEFANANWLEKLPEESAATATDEDVLEGAAETVKWDDGVYAFPQWANTQVLWYRKSLAEAAGLDMSQPVTWDQVIDAAAENGGTVGVQANKYEAYVVWINALIQGAGGDIISNNEAGKDASVDIDSEAGKAAAAVIEKLADSKAAQPDLTTSNEGTSLGLMFEGPGEFMVNWTFVYQNYKTLVDTGGLTQEQFDDLGWARYPETVEGEESKPPIGGIDIGVGAFSKHPDFALEAAECVTTSESQVALAVESGLMPARQSAYDAKELTEAYPADLLELFSQSVDSGGPRPKSSYYATISAALQSVWHSPRSVDPESTPRESARFLKDVLEGKALL; encoded by the coding sequence ATGACGTTCGCATCCGCACCACCGAGAGATCGCAGAGGTGGGGGACGGCGACGTCGCCGCGGCATCGCGGTCCTCGCTGCCGCCACCTTGGCCAGCGGTCTCCTCGCGGGGTGCTCCGGCGACTCCGGCAAGCCGACGCTCAACTGGTACGTCAACCCCGACGGCGTCCCGACGCTGACGAAGCTGGCCGAGCAGTGCAGCACCGACGAGTACGACATCGAGGTGCAGCTGCTGCCCTCGGGCGCCACCGACCAGCGCACCCAGCTGGCCCGTCGCCTCGCGGCCGAGGACTCCTCGACCGACCTGATGAGCCTCGACCCGGTCTTCGTGGCGGAGTTCGCCAACGCCAACTGGCTCGAGAAGCTCCCCGAGGAGAGCGCGGCCACCGCGACCGACGAGGACGTGCTCGAGGGCGCGGCGGAGACCGTCAAGTGGGACGACGGCGTCTACGCCTTCCCGCAGTGGGCCAACACCCAGGTCCTCTGGTACCGCAAGTCGCTCGCCGAGGCCGCCGGTCTCGACATGAGCCAGCCGGTCACCTGGGACCAGGTCATCGACGCCGCCGCCGAGAACGGCGGCACGGTCGGCGTCCAGGCCAACAAGTACGAGGCCTACGTCGTGTGGATCAACGCCCTGATCCAGGGCGCGGGCGGCGACATCATCAGCAACAACGAGGCCGGCAAGGACGCCTCGGTCGACATCGACTCCGAGGCCGGCAAGGCCGCGGCGGCGGTCATCGAGAAGCTCGCGGACTCCAAGGCCGCGCAGCCCGACCTGACGACCTCCAACGAGGGCACCAGCCTCGGGCTGATGTTCGAGGGCCCCGGGGAGTTCATGGTCAACTGGACCTTCGTCTACCAGAACTACAAGACGCTGGTCGACACCGGAGGCCTGACCCAGGAGCAGTTCGACGACCTGGGCTGGGCGCGCTACCCCGAGACGGTGGAGGGCGAGGAGTCCAAGCCCCCCATCGGCGGGATCGACATCGGCGTCGGCGCGTTCTCCAAGCACCCGGACTTCGCCCTGGAGGCGGCCGAGTGCGTGACGACCAGCGAGTCCCAGGTCGCGCTCGCCGTGGAGTCGGGCCTGATGCCCGCTCGCCAGTCGGCGTACGACGCCAAGGAGCTGACCGAGGCCTACCCCGCCGACCTGCTCGAGCTGTTCAGCCAGAGCGTCGACTCCGGTGGGCCGCGACCGAAGAGCTCCTACTACGCCACCATCTCGGCGGCGCTGCAGAGCGTCTGGCACTCGCCCCGGTCCGTCGACCCCGAGTCCACGCCCCGTGAGTCGGCGCGGTTCCTCAAGGACGTCCTCGAAGGGAAGGCCCTGCTGTGA